The genomic region CCTCACGCCAACGGAGGGGAACGAGGCGATGCGGTGGTCGCTCAGGTCCTGGAAGTCGCCCGGCCCGACGTGCACGCCGTCGAACAGGGTGCGCCACAGGTGGGGGTCGGGGCTCGGCGAGTCCGGGTCGGGTGCCAGGGTGAGCGCGCCGACGCCGTCGACCTCGAGCATCAGGGTGGTGTGCAGGATCTCGGCGACGCTGCCCCAGTCCTCGAACCCCGTGCGACCGTCCGGGTTGTCGCGGACCTGCGCGAACTCGCGGAGCGGGAGCCGGTCCCCGCCGGTGTCGAGCCGGGGCGTGACGAACGCCGTGACCCGCAGCCGGCCGTCCCGGCTCGTCCCCGGCAGCGCGGTGAGGATGCCGTCCTCGCGCATCGTTCCTCCCAACCGCTCGACCGTCAGCCGGCGAACGCGTCGCAGTACTCGTCCCACGGACGTGGCAGGTCCGGCTCGCCCGCCCAGGGCCCCATCACCTCGGCGAACGTCGGGTCGCCCGAGCTGCCGGCGAACTTCTTCTCGCAGGTGATGGACACGGAGAACGACAGCAGGGCCACCGACACCTCGACCGAGATGCTCGCCCGGCCGACCGCCTTGCCGCTCGCGGTCTCATAGGTCAGCTCGAGGTAGATCTCGATGCAGGCGCGGATCAGGCCGAGGACGTCCACCTCACCGCGTGCACGGAAGTACCCGGCGAGTTGGGCGCTGGTCTCGCCGCCCTGCGTGAGGACCCGGAAGTAGATCCCGGCCATGACCGACACCGAACCGCTCGCCACACCGAAGTTCAGCGCGACCGCGGCGCCGAACTCGAAGGCGGCCTCGAGTTCGCGAACCTCGGACGGCGTGATGACGACGGCGAAGAAGCCGCCTCCGGCGAACAGGGCGACCTGCAGCCGGAAGGGGTCCTCGCGGCTGGAGAAGGCGAAGCGGACGGCGATGGACTCGCCGATGAACGGGACGGCGAACGCCGCGGCGAAGGTGACGTTGGACAGCGCGAACACACCCATGGCGACCGTGGGGATCGCGACGTCGAAGCCGGCCTCGATGCCCGAAGGGCGCACGTCCAGGTAGGGCGGGTCACTGAAGCCGTCCAGCGGGATGATGCTGCGCAGCGTCTCGACGAAGGCCAACGGCTCGCCGAACACCACGCCGTCCGGTGCACGGAACACGACGTTGACGTCGGTCTTGCGGCCGGGCACAGCCGAGAACTCGAGCCGTTCGAACTGCAGGTGCAGGAACGCGTTCTTCTTCCCGATCAGGTGCAGGTCGAACGGCGCGACGGCGCAGCTGACCAGCGCGCTGGGCGGTGCGCCGGCCGCCGTCGGCGCCTGCACGTCGACGGCGAGTGTCAGGGAGCCATCGCCGACCGGCTCGAAGATGGGGTCGCCGGCCGACGGCCACGGCAACAGGGTCGCGTGCCAGTCGAGACGGGCCCGGACCAGCTCCGGCAACGGGGCACCCGAGGCCACCTTGGCGATCTGCCCGATCCAGTCCCCGGCGCCGGACAGGACGTCGGTGACCCGGTTCAGGACGCTCTCGAGCGCCTCGCGGTCGGCGCGGAGCAGTCCTTCGGCGGCGGCGAGTTGGGACCGGGCTGCCTGTGCGACCCCCAGCAGGTCGGTCGCCGCGGATCTGGCGGCCGTGGCGTCAGGGTCGGCCAGCAGGTCGACGATCCCGTCGAGCAGCGACGTCGCGGCATCGGCCAGCGACTGCAGCGCGGCCGCGGCGCCGTCGACACCCGGAGCGGCCGCCAGCCTGCCGGCCAGCACGCCCACGCGTTCGATGTTGCTGATCAGCATGGTCGCGGCATCGAGGCTCTCGGCGACGAACCTCGGCACCTGGTCGACGGTGCCCTCGGGCAGCAGTTGCCCCAGGCCGACGAGGCCGAACAGCTTGGCCGAGCTGTCGAAGTAGGTCCGGAGATCGAACCCACTGCCCGGGGCCAGTTCGGCGGCCGTCCGCGCCATCGGGCCGAGGCTGCGGGACAGCGACCGGACCGCGATCGACGGGGCGACGAAACCTCCGGATCGGTCGGACTGGGTCGAGAAGTCGAGTTTGGCGCCGCCGACCACGTCCAGGAAGACCTCGGCGGTGGTGCCGGCGAAGCCGTCAGCCAGGTAACGCGAGGGGTAGGCGACGGTGACCCAGGCGTCGGCGCCCGCCAGCGCGCTCATCGCCGGGACTACGACCGACGCGTCCCGCAGCACGGGCTCCAACCCGATCGCGTCACCACCGCGCTGGCGCAGCCCGGTCGAGGTGACGACGTCGAAACGCAGCTGGCGGGTCACCAGGGTCGTGTCGGCGGCAGCCACGCTGGCCGCGTAGGCGACCTTCTGCCCCCGGGCATGGATGGCGTGACCGAGGTTCGCGTACGCCTCGACCACGGCTCGCAGACGGGCATCCGTGTCGCCGTGGTCCTTCTCGACGAAGGCCAGCGGACCTTCGAGCTCGACGAGCCGGTCGTCGAGGTCCACGGCGAGCATGCGGAAGGGAAAGGGGACGCCGTCGACCGTCGGAACGAACATCCACCCCGAGATCGACGGCGTCAGGTCCGTGGGGGCGTTGATGAACGGTGTCGTCGTGGTCAGCAGCCGCACGCTGGAGAACGGGACGGCACGATCGAGCCGTGACCCACCGACGGTCCGCCCGCCAGCGCCCAGGTCGCGGACCGGCTGACGGACGACGACGTACATCCGTTGCACCAGGTAGGCGGTTCCCTGGTGCAGTTCGCGCTCGGTGACCTTCACCAGCGACGCCCGGTGCCCGAACGGCAGCAGGTACCCGGCGTACACGACCTCGACGAAGCTGTCGCGGCCGTACGTGGCGTGGTGGACCCACTTCTCGATGGTCGTGTTGCGCGGCGGGCGGGTCGTGAACCGGCTTCGCAGGGAGCCGCCCAACGCCGACAGCGCCAGGTGCTCGACGTCCACCGGGGGCGGCACGTAGGCGGCCGTGCCCGACGTCCGGGGCCGCTTGGGGTTGGCGGTCTCGTGGACCAGCATCATGCGGTCACGGCTGTTGAGCGGGGCGCGGAAACGGGGTCGGTCCTGCGACCCGTCGGCGTGTGGAAACTCCTCGCCCGAACCGGGCGGGGTGCTGCGGAAGGGGAAACCTGCGAGCTCGTCGAAGTCGCGGGCCCAGACCGCGCGCACGGTGCGGTCGTCGGTGGGGCGCTCGTCGACCCCGTCGTCGGTGCGGGTACCCAGCCGGGTGTGCCACAGCTCGACCCAGCCGGTCACCGAGGTGACCGGCTCCAGCGCGTGCGCGAAACCTGCCTCGGCATGGGGGCTCAGCAGCAGGCGCCACGGCAACTCGAGCGCGGTCTGGATGCCGGTGGGTGGTGCGGGCGTGGTCGGCAGCAGCGTCTCGATCGGCAACGGCTCCAACTCGATCCGCCGGAGCAGATCGGCGTCGAGCCGGAAGGCGCCGCCACCCTGGTGGGAGGCCAGCACGGCTTGGGCCGCCGCGGACGTGCCGAAGCGGGACCGGACGGCCGTCACCGAGCCGCGCATCGCTGCGACGGCGTGGAGCGCGCCCGAGACCGACGCCGCATGTCTCCCGGTCGTCGCGCGGTCGAGCAGCGTCGAGGCGCCGACCACGTCGAAGCGTTCGATGAGGTCGAGGAGCGGGTCTTGTGCTGGCGCCCGTGGCGTCGCCTGGCGCGGCACGCTCAGCCGCAGCCCGGTGAGCGCACGCAGGATGCCCTCGCACGTCCACGGGATCTGCTCGTCCAGCACGCGCAGCACCACCCGCGAGGCACCCGCCAGCCGTGCGCGTACGGGCGGGGTCCGAAACGCCGTCTCGGGTTCCGGCACCCGGTCGTCGGGATCAGGGGGTCGGGAGCCGTCTCCCCTGGCCTTCACGCCACCGCTGGAGGAGAAGAACGCCTCCTCGTGCAGGTGCTGCCCGGCGAGGATGACGCGCAGGAAGCCCACCCGCGCACCATCGGCACGGCGGAGCACCGGCCCGTCCGGCCCTTCCTCGCGCACCAGGTCGACGAAGGACAGGCGCAGGCTGAGCAGATCCGTGGTCCGCAACAGCGTCGCGCGGGGCAGGCTCTCACGGACGCCCTGACCATGACCGGTGATCGGACCGGGCTCGAGCGGTGCCAGCTCGGCGAGGGGGCCCCGCGCCACGAAGCGTTCTGTGGCCGACGCGGCGGTGGTCGGACCCCGGCCCGGTGGGCCGGCAACCCACGCGCGGCTCGCATGCGTAGCGGCGGCGTCGTCGTCGGACGCCTCAGCAGCCCCGTCCGCGGTACCCATCCCCGCAACCCCTGCAGCGCTCGACCGAAGCGTGCCCGTCACCCGATGCACCGGGACGAGGCGCCTGCGCGGCAGGAGCGTCGCGCGAGCCTGACTATCCCCTCGCCGTCAGGTGGTGTCGACGGCAGTGCGCGTTCGCGCGTGGGGACGTCAGTCGCTACGCACGAACGCTGCCATGCGCGGCTGGCGCCGGCGTCGCATCGGTGGAACAGCGCGGACCCGACACCGGCTCGCCCCGTATGGGCATCGGGTAACGCCCGCGGCCGCGTGACCAGAAGCGTCCCTGCACGCGTCCGCGCAGGTCAGGACGCCTTCGCGTCGTCCTCGACGTAGAGGTAGTACTCCTGGTCGGGCTCTTCCCAGTCCATCTCCACGACGTCCTTGGTGACCGCCGCCTTGCAGAACTGCAGGAACCCGGAGTAGCCGAGGTCCTTCTCGGAGAAGTCGGGCTGCCGCTTGCGCAGCTGGTCCTTGAGACCCGACAGGGGCGGATCGCCACCGAGTTCGACCATCAACTCCTTGACGGTCTCACGCAACAGCTGGAACGCCGCATCCTCGTCGCGGGGCGCCGACGGGAAATCGACCTCGGGGTCGCCCTTGGCGGTGCCCTCGGTCAGCACGATGACCTTCTGCTCCTCGAGGTGACGCAACAGTTCGCGGAAGCCGCGGAAGCCGTAGTCCTGCTCGTTGAAGGTGGGGTCCTTGCGCAGCAGCGCGCGCTTGAGATTGGACGCCTGCACCGCCCCCGCGGAGGAGGACTGGATGCCCGAGAGGGTCCGGGTCAGCACCCGCTCGAGCTTGCGGAGATCCTGCTTCTGGCTGGACGAGGCCGCCGGCTTGTCGGCGTCGCCGGCGTCCGCCGGTGTCAGGTCCTTCGCCTCCGTGGCGGCAGCCCTGGGCGCGGTGGCCTTCTTGGCCGCACCCTTCTTCTTGGAGCGGCCCGCTGGCGTGCCGCCGGGCGTACGGCGCGGCGCCCCCTCGAGTCGGTCGTAGAAGAGGAACTCGTCGCAGGCCGGCGGCAGCATCGCCGACGTCGAGCCCTTCAGACCCACGCCGATGACCCGCTTGTCCAGCTCGCGCAGCTTGCCGACGAGCGGGGTGAAGTCCGAGTCGCCCGAGACGATGACGAACGTGGACACGAAGTCGCGCGTGAAGGCCAGCTCCATCGCGTCGACCGCCATCTGGATGTCGGCGGCGTTCTTGCGGACCCCGTCGGAGCGTTGCGGGATCTCGATGAGCTCGACGTTGCTGTCGACCATCCCCCGCCGGTCCTCGGTGAACAGGTTCCAGTCGGCATACGCCTTGCGTACCAGCAGCTTGCCGCGTTCGGCCAGCGCCTCCATCAGGGGCGCGGGGTCGAAGCGGTAGCCGATGTCTCGCGCGCCGATCGCCACGTTCTCGTGGTCGATGAACAGCGCGAGTCGCTCTTCGGTGGGTTCGATGGTTGCCATGCCGCCACCCTAGCTGCCCGCGGGGGGCTCGCCGTTCCCCCGATGGGCGGGAACGACTCCTCGGGCCCCGCGATGGTGCCGGGCTCCCTACACTGCGCCCGCGCGACCGCGTGGCAGGGCTCGAGGGGCGACGACAGGGGCGCTGCATGCGCACGGGGCGACATCAAGGGCAGGCAGGCCGACACCGGGCCATCGTCGTCCTGCTGCTCGTTCACGTGCCCGTGCTGTGGGTGCTGGGCGCCCGGGCGGGCTGGACGCTCACCCATGCCGTGTCGGAAGTGGTCCTGCCGCTGCTCGGGTTCGCCGCGCTCGCGTGGTTCGCGCGACACCCACGACTGGCGGCCGGCGCCGGTGCGCTGGGGTTGATGTACGTCTCCGCGGTGGTCGTCCACGTCGCGGGAGGTGTGACCGAAGCGCACTTCTACTTCTTCGTCGCCTTCGGCCTGGTGGCGCTCTATCGCGACTGGCTGGTCTTCTTCGCGGCGGCGGCGTTCGCGGTCGGACACCATGTGCTGCTGGCGTTTGACGGGGGGCTGCTGTTCGCGCAGCCCTACCAGCTCGAGCGGCCGCTCTTCTGGGCGGCGGTCCACGTCTCGTTCGTCACGGTGGTGACGGCCGTGCAGGGCGTCGGCATGTACGACGTCGCGCGATCGGTCACCGCCCGGACGGCAGCCGAGACCGCCGTGCAGCGCTCCGAGGAGCGGCGGCGCACGGCGCTCGAACTCCATGACAACGTCGTGCAGGCGCTGGCCACCGCCAACTACGCACGGTCGCTCGGCGAGGACGAGATGAGCGGGGCCGCCGTGTCCCGGGCCCTCGCCGCATCCCAGGAGCTTGTCGCCGAACTTCTCGCCGACAGCGCGGTGGACGAGCACATGCTGCTGCGGCGTGAGCCGGCTCCCTCCGAGGTGTGAGCGTGCCCTGCGGCGTGGTGATCGTCGACGACGCGGCCGACCTGCGGCTGCTGCTCGTCTTCGCGCTCGGTCGCGATCCGCGGCTCACGGTGCTGGCCGACGTCGAAGACGGCGCGCAGGCGATCGAAGCCGTCCGCGAACACGAGCCCGACGTCGTGTTGATGGACGTCGCCATGCCGGTCATGGACGGCATCACCGCGACCCGGCTGTTGACCCGGGACCACCCGGACCTGCCGGTGGTCGTCTTCACCGGCTACGGCGACGGACGCGTCGAAGCGGAAGCGCGCGAAGCCGGTGCTGCGGCGTTCCTCGACAAGACGGTGCCGCTGACGACGGTCGCCGACACGCTCGTCGAGATCGCACGAGCCCGACCCGTCGGCGGCTGACCGCCGACGCTTACGGTCATCGACCGGCGCGGCCGGCGGCATCGGCCGCCCGCTCCCCGAGCGCCACCACCATGTCACCGAAGGCCTCGAAACTGCCGTCGGTCTCCCCGTACGCACCCGACGCGAATCGGCCGTAGACCCCCTCGAGGATGCAGGCCAACTTCCAGTAGCCGAAGGCGAGGTAGTAGTCGAGCTGCGCGACGTCACGGCCCGAGGCCTCGGCGTAGCGGGCGGCCACCT from Egicoccus sp. AB-alg6-2 harbors:
- a CDS encoding NYN domain-containing protein: MATIEPTEERLALFIDHENVAIGARDIGYRFDPAPLMEALAERGKLLVRKAYADWNLFTEDRRGMVDSNVELIEIPQRSDGVRKNAADIQMAVDAMELAFTRDFVSTFVIVSGDSDFTPLVGKLRELDKRVIGVGLKGSTSAMLPPACDEFLFYDRLEGAPRRTPGGTPAGRSKKKGAAKKATAPRAAATEAKDLTPADAGDADKPAASSSQKQDLRKLERVLTRTLSGIQSSSAGAVQASNLKRALLRKDPTFNEQDYGFRGFRELLRHLEEQKVIVLTEGTAKGDPEVDFPSAPRDEDAAFQLLRETVKELMVELGGDPPLSGLKDQLRKRQPDFSEKDLGYSGFLQFCKAAVTKDVVEMDWEEPDQEYYLYVEDDAKAS
- a CDS encoding response regulator transcription factor, translated to MPCGVVIVDDAADLRLLLVFALGRDPRLTVLADVEDGAQAIEAVREHEPDVVLMDVAMPVMDGITATRLLTRDHPDLPVVVFTGYGDGRVEAEAREAGAAAFLDKTVPLTTVADTLVEIARARPVGG